One Algibacter sp. L3A6 genomic region harbors:
- a CDS encoding two-component regulator propeller domain-containing protein, whose protein sequence is MSAQNFERFSNKEGFNQNTINVIEQDRYGFLWYGTPNGLIRYDGYEFKTYTTQSKTNGNLSSNYITCLFKDEQGILWIGTNLGLNIYVPWLEKFYSIPLSQKGQITHIEPGPSGRIWFSKKNNLFACEIVDIENGIFEVSENILKNLSKSLIINSFVFKDETNLVLGTSNGLKSVSLKNNKALTTNFDELTNIRITTLLLIDNLFWIGTNRGLYKATIDNNRLHIIQSFDNGELQSIPEKINTIFEDHFGMVWIGTTDNGLYKYNQEQNDFEHFTFNQKNEGGLSSHQINALYQDDFNVLWIGTAQGGINKLDLTQKRFINYSSNPFDYFSISDNLITSILEDKRGYLWISGYNSPLVRSKTIINSKNSSNLQFENLESQLIWIEGDIMRCIYEDQKGFIWLGSDNALTIYNPLNNKFKKVTFQNKENQPFRNNLRNIIQIDENNILIAGNKIAIIENPWAEIKYKTKPVLKIKSYSDLKDNRVNAVLKEGKNSFWFGTNNGLLKGVFKQNILTIEQQYIANSIDEIKLSNDNIFSLHKENNHLWIGTFGGGLNKMTLNNQGLPIKIEYFRKNDILPDDAIYGILQNKKSHLWLSSDMGLIKYNINDSNINVFDVRDGMAHNNFRQGCYFKGKSGYFYFGGLNGLTIFNPENIKLNTQPPEILITSLLINNKPVKINEKIDSKVILEKSISETESISISQKQNIVSFNLAVKHTSKPSKNKLAYKLEGFNDNWTEKPIGKTSVTYTNLSAGDYIFRIKAANGDGVWSTTDKQLHVKILPHWYNTWWSYLLFFILFISLGIGIVIYFVQHERLKQGLIYEKKDKERIETINQGKFRYFTNLSHEFRTPLTLISGPLERIIANNKNTKDLKYLNIIEKNTKRLLSLADQLITFRQAEQGHVKLNLSKCTLGDFIYPSTEAFEDYALEKNINFFYKITEPNEEIVLDVEKVERIIFNLLSNSFKNTPSQGNISIEAGISFISDEKVINIDVVDTGKGIPPEKLTNIFERFYQLGSKAGDISGGGIGLSFCKSLTNLLGGEVSVRSTPDVETRFSVKIPSKQIGEYSPDESNLIEKSYIKDWVPLSNTINELNPLSSDTQDQKKYTVLVVENELDIQNFLMTELSLKYNVMIANNGLEALEKLKVKEPDLIVSDVMMPEMDGYELCEKIKTAPESCHIPILLLTALGDNDNLIKGLEHGADEYISKPFSLKHLELRINKLIESNVKIKKYFANNSLLPKEKNKDLELSTKDEEFIANIIQVIEKNLSDSTFGVVELSKDAGLSTSHFYRKLKQLTGQVPNVYLRNYRLQRAAELLKSNEGFNVAQVMYQIGIESNSYFSTSFKKLHGVSPSEFLKNKY, encoded by the coding sequence TTGAGTGCCCAAAACTTTGAACGTTTTTCTAATAAAGAAGGATTTAATCAAAACACCATAAATGTCATTGAACAAGATCGCTATGGTTTTTTATGGTATGGCACCCCTAATGGATTAATTAGATATGATGGGTATGAGTTTAAAACTTACACAACACAATCTAAAACTAACGGTAATTTATCGAGCAACTATATCACTTGTCTTTTCAAAGATGAACAAGGTATATTATGGATTGGCACAAACTTAGGTCTCAATATTTATGTCCCTTGGTTAGAAAAATTCTACTCAATCCCTTTATCCCAAAAAGGCCAAATAACACATATAGAACCTGGACCATCAGGTCGTATATGGTTCTCTAAAAAAAACAACTTATTCGCCTGTGAGATAGTAGATATTGAAAACGGTATTTTTGAAGTGTCCGAAAATATTTTGAAAAATTTATCAAAATCCTTAATTATTAATTCTTTTGTTTTTAAAGATGAGACCAACTTAGTTCTGGGTACCTCTAACGGGTTAAAAAGTGTATCCTTAAAAAACAATAAAGCATTAACTACAAATTTCGATGAATTAACCAATATTCGAATAACAACACTTTTACTTATTGATAATTTATTTTGGATAGGAACTAACAGAGGATTATATAAAGCAACCATAGATAATAATAGGTTACACATCATACAGTCTTTTGATAACGGAGAACTACAGTCCATTCCCGAAAAAATAAACACTATCTTTGAAGACCATTTTGGAATGGTTTGGATTGGCACTACTGATAATGGATTATATAAATATAATCAAGAACAAAACGATTTTGAGCACTTTACATTTAATCAAAAAAATGAAGGGGGTTTAAGTAGCCATCAAATTAATGCTCTGTATCAAGATGATTTTAACGTATTGTGGATAGGGACTGCGCAAGGTGGTATAAATAAGCTAGACCTTACTCAAAAGCGATTCATCAATTATTCAAGCAACCCGTTTGATTATTTTTCAATATCAGACAACCTAATAACCTCAATATTAGAAGACAAGCGGGGCTACCTATGGATATCTGGGTATAACTCGCCCTTAGTTAGAAGTAAAACCATAATAAATAGTAAAAATAGTAGTAATTTACAATTTGAAAATTTAGAATCCCAATTAATCTGGATTGAAGGTGATATCATGCGCTGTATTTATGAAGACCAAAAAGGCTTTATATGGTTAGGTTCAGATAATGCATTAACCATTTACAATCCTTTAAATAACAAATTTAAAAAAGTTACTTTTCAAAATAAAGAAAACCAGCCATTTCGAAACAATTTAAGAAATATCATTCAAATTGATGAAAACAACATTCTCATTGCTGGTAACAAAATCGCAATAATAGAAAACCCTTGGGCGGAAATAAAGTATAAAACTAAGCCAGTTTTAAAGATTAAATCATATTCCGATTTAAAAGACAACCGAGTAAATGCTGTACTCAAAGAAGGAAAAAATTCATTTTGGTTTGGAACGAATAATGGTCTTTTAAAAGGTGTATTTAAACAAAACATATTAACAATCGAGCAACAGTATATTGCCAATAGCATTGACGAAATAAAATTAAGTAACGATAACATATTTTCCCTTCACAAGGAGAATAATCATTTATGGATAGGAACGTTTGGTGGAGGATTAAATAAAATGACACTAAACAACCAAGGGCTTCCTATCAAAATAGAATATTTCAGAAAAAACGATATTTTACCAGATGATGCCATTTATGGCATTTTACAAAATAAAAAATCCCATTTATGGTTGAGTAGCGATATGGGTCTTATAAAATATAATATAAACGATTCTAATATCAACGTTTTTGATGTAAGAGATGGAATGGCACATAACAATTTCAGACAAGGCTGTTATTTTAAAGGAAAGTCAGGCTATTTTTATTTTGGTGGATTAAACGGCCTAACCATATTTAATCCAGAAAACATTAAATTAAATACCCAACCTCCAGAAATTCTAATAACATCTTTATTAATAAACAACAAACCTGTAAAAATTAATGAAAAGATAGACAGTAAAGTTATACTTGAAAAATCTATATCTGAAACAGAGAGTATTTCTATCAGCCAAAAACAAAATATTGTTTCTTTTAATTTAGCTGTAAAACACACTTCTAAGCCTTCAAAAAATAAATTAGCTTATAAATTAGAAGGGTTTAACGATAATTGGACAGAAAAGCCAATTGGTAAAACTTCAGTAACCTATACTAATCTTTCTGCTGGAGATTATATATTCAGAATAAAAGCTGCCAATGGCGATGGTGTTTGGAGCACAACAGATAAACAGCTTCATGTTAAAATTTTACCACATTGGTATAACACCTGGTGGAGTTATTTACTTTTTTTCATTCTTTTTATATCTCTAGGTATAGGTATCGTCATTTATTTTGTTCAACATGAAAGACTTAAACAGGGCCTTATCTATGAAAAAAAGGATAAAGAAAGAATAGAAACCATTAATCAAGGTAAATTTCGTTATTTCACTAATTTATCTCATGAATTCAGAACTCCCTTAACGTTAATTTCTGGTCCTTTGGAGCGAATAATAGCAAATAACAAAAACACTAAAGACCTAAAATATTTAAATATAATCGAAAAAAACACGAAACGCCTTTTAAGTTTAGCAGATCAATTAATAACATTCAGGCAAGCAGAACAGGGACATGTTAAACTGAATCTTTCTAAATGCACATTAGGAGACTTTATTTACCCATCAACTGAAGCTTTTGAAGATTATGCACTTGAAAAAAACATTAATTTCTTTTATAAAATAACAGAGCCCAACGAAGAAATTGTTTTGGACGTAGAAAAAGTTGAAAGAATTATTTTTAATTTACTATCAAATTCATTTAAAAACACACCCTCGCAGGGCAATATTAGTATTGAAGCTGGTATCTCTTTCATTTCTGATGAAAAAGTAATTAATATTGATGTAGTTGACACCGGAAAAGGAATTCCTCCAGAAAAATTGACCAATATTTTTGAGCGCTTCTATCAATTGGGAAGTAAAGCCGGAGATATAAGTGGTGGTGGTATAGGCTTATCATTTTGTAAATCTCTAACTAATTTATTAGGAGGTGAAGTTTCGGTTAGAAGTACCCCTGATGTTGAAACACGTTTTTCTGTAAAAATACCGTCTAAACAAATTGGAGAATATTCACCAGACGAATCTAATTTAATCGAAAAATCTTACATCAAAGACTGGGTTCCATTATCAAACACAATAAATGAACTGAACCCGTTATCATCGGATACTCAAGATCAAAAAAAATATACTGTCCTTGTTGTTGAAAACGAGTTAGATATTCAGAATTTTTTAATGACCGAACTTTCTTTGAAGTATAACGTTATGATTGCAAACAATGGTCTTGAAGCACTTGAAAAATTAAAAGTAAAAGAACCTGATTTAATTGTGAGTGATGTCATGATGCCAGAAATGGATGGTTATGAACTTTGTGAAAAAATTAAAACTGCACCTGAAAGTTGTCATATCCCTATTTTATTACTAACCGCTTTAGGAGACAATGACAACCTGATAAAAGGACTCGAGCATGGAGCAGACGAATATATAAGTAAACCATTTTCTTTAAAACATTTAGAATTAAGAATCAATAAATTAATTGAGTCCAACGTAAAAATAAAAAAATACTTCGCTAACAATAGCTTGCTACCTAAGGAAAAAAATAAAGACTTAGAACTATCAACAAAAGACGAAGAATTTATAGCGAATATTATACAGGTAATTGAAAAAAACTTATCAGATTCAACTTTTGGAGTTGTAGAACTTTCTAAAGACGCAGGACTAAGCACTTCACACTTTTACCGAAAGTTAAAACAACTAACTGGTCAAGTACCAAACGTGTATCTAAGAAATTACAGGTTACAACGTGCTGCCGAACTTCTAAAAAGTAACGAAGGTTTTAATGTGGCTCAAGTCATGTATCAAATTGGTATTGAATCTAACTCTTATTTTTCTACTTCATTTAAAAAACTACATGGTGTCTCGCCTTCAGAATTTTTAAAGAATAAATATTAA
- a CDS encoding T9SS type A sorting domain-containing protein codes for MQKIISFLIFFLVTIVFSQATIGPEYIKQELTNSGVYTSPNFEFTTEYDSYNTISVNGTIRGLFFEGLPYTNAVNGNNETKVFAWYGEPAGLTVNEKVPAVILVHGGGGRAFTEWVAEWVNRGYIAIAMSNRGTTPNDESFEYAGPSQPVFFSDNDGPLQDQWFYHAIANSMLSNSLLRNDSFTTHVDKDNIGITGISWGGIINTVIAGIDDRLDFVVPVYGCGFLTKSPIYSTQFASMSNTAQDFYLANWEPSLYTPLHAAPMLFIDGNKDLQFTLNIFGETYEASNSPEKFLRIENLMGHGHVAGRAPEEIYDFADYVTGFNTNAVKPLEYTSETIDTNRNINYTYNFEGAVDEALLFYTKDTIQWGKEDDKYVWLTKTANLNNLANSGIITTTLPDEAQAYYINVNNTTDGSMYSSVIKYAIRDYDWYNYGTGVFNTLINNTSGATLTDGTTNPNTSGINTSTNVGKFEKTSGDDAKIVFNLNENITDLSIFKQKIKIYLDVSDLSSIPNKNIKIYLSNATIDYKVSSVSKNTTINTGQSWVDYTFDFTDETIPLDIVSQGGFNQVILAFAPDDTTTNGTVYYFDDLRGTIEQPEYIAPEPYYDWLNYTENTIIEEINYINGVGGDYTKLYDVSLDTDITSSGSTSGIATKFTKTTANPWHFAQMRYNFEEGSIQDAETITFRLRALFKPETIDEINILNDDSRSISIYLQDLTGDTNTNQIFATAYFTETNKWETLEFTYNSTNLIDYDRVTIITVSGKTYPIDENGVELTDEDLVYYIESLTANVNIGDALSVDSIEAATNTVQLFPNPVKNELMLSEKVTQAELFTMLGQHINSYKNTNQINMSSYQPGMYFLSIQTENGNHETVRFIKN; via the coding sequence ATGCAAAAAATCATCTCATTTCTCATCTTTTTTCTAGTGACTATAGTTTTTTCACAAGCTACAATTGGTCCAGAATATATAAAACAAGAACTAACTAATAGTGGCGTTTACACCTCTCCAAATTTTGAATTCACTACAGAGTATGATTCATACAACACTATTTCTGTTAATGGTACAATACGAGGATTGTTCTTCGAGGGGCTTCCTTATACCAATGCTGTAAATGGAAATAATGAAACAAAAGTATTTGCATGGTATGGTGAACCTGCTGGCCTTACAGTAAATGAAAAAGTCCCTGCCGTAATATTAGTACACGGAGGTGGCGGAAGAGCTTTTACCGAGTGGGTAGCAGAATGGGTAAATAGAGGCTATATAGCAATAGCAATGTCTAATAGAGGAACTACACCTAATGATGAATCTTTTGAATATGCAGGCCCCTCTCAACCTGTATTCTTTTCAGACAATGATGGCCCATTACAAGATCAATGGTTCTATCATGCCATTGCAAATTCAATGCTTTCGAATAGCTTACTAAGAAATGATTCATTTACAACTCATGTAGACAAAGATAATATTGGTATTACTGGTATTTCTTGGGGAGGAATTATAAATACTGTAATTGCAGGTATAGATGATCGTTTAGATTTTGTTGTTCCGGTTTATGGCTGTGGTTTTTTAACGAAGTCTCCAATTTACTCAACTCAATTTGCTAGCATGAGTAACACTGCACAGGATTTTTATTTAGCAAACTGGGAACCTTCATTATACACACCTTTGCACGCAGCTCCAATGCTTTTCATAGATGGTAATAAAGATTTACAATTTACTTTAAATATTTTTGGAGAAACATACGAGGCATCAAATAGTCCTGAAAAATTTCTAAGAATAGAAAACCTAATGGGACACGGTCATGTTGCTGGAAGAGCACCTGAAGAGATTTATGATTTTGCCGACTATGTTACTGGTTTTAATACCAATGCCGTTAAACCATTAGAATATACTTCTGAAACAATAGATACTAATAGAAACATAAACTATACCTATAATTTTGAAGGAGCAGTTGATGAAGCTCTGTTGTTTTACACTAAAGATACGATACAATGGGGTAAGGAAGATGATAAGTATGTATGGTTAACAAAAACCGCAAACTTAAACAATTTAGCAAATTCAGGAATAATTACAACCACACTTCCAGATGAAGCCCAAGCATACTATATAAATGTAAATAATACGACTGATGGTTCAATGTATAGTTCAGTTATTAAATATGCAATTAGGGATTATGATTGGTATAATTATGGAACTGGCGTGTTTAACACACTAATTAATAATACTTCTGGAGCCACTTTAACAGATGGTACAACAAACCCCAATACTTCTGGTATAAACACAAGTACTAATGTGGGCAAGTTTGAAAAAACATCGGGAGATGATGCCAAAATTGTTTTTAATTTAAACGAGAACATTACCGATCTTTCAATATTTAAACAAAAGATAAAGATATATTTAGATGTTTCAGATTTATCATCTATCCCTAATAAAAATATAAAAATATATTTATCAAACGCTACTATAGATTACAAAGTTAGCAGTGTTAGTAAAAATACAACTATTAACACAGGACAATCATGGGTAGATTATACATTTGATTTTACAGATGAAACTATTCCGTTAGATATTGTATCCCAAGGCGGTTTTAACCAAGTTATTTTGGCTTTTGCTCCAGATGACACAACTACAAATGGAACTGTTTATTATTTTGATGACTTAAGAGGGACCATAGAACAACCTGAGTATATTGCTCCAGAACCTTATTATGATTGGTTGAATTATACTGAAAATACTATTATTGAAGAAATCAATTACATAAACGGAGTAGGCGGAGACTATACTAAACTATATGATGTATCACTAGATACTGATATAACAAGTAGTGGATCAACATCTGGCATAGCAACAAAATTCACAAAAACAACAGCGAACCCTTGGCACTTTGCTCAAATGCGATATAATTTTGAAGAAGGATCTATTCAGGATGCAGAAACTATTACGTTTAGACTAAGAGCCTTATTTAAACCTGAAACAATTGATGAAATCAACATTTTAAATGATGATAGCCGATCAATATCAATCTATCTACAAGACTTAACTGGAGATACCAATACAAACCAAATATTCGCAACAGCGTATTTTACAGAGACCAATAAATGGGAAACATTAGAATTCACCTATAATTCAACTAACCTAATTGACTATGATAGAGTAACTATTATTACAGTATCTGGCAAAACCTATCCAATAGATGAAAATGGAGTAGAATTAACAGATGAAGACCTCGTATACTATATTGAATCTTTAACCGCTAACGTAAATATTGGAGACGCATTATCAGTGGATAGCATTGAAGCAGCAACAAATACAGTTCAACTTTTTCCAAACCCAGTAAAAAATGAATTAATGTTGAGCGAAAAAGTGACACAAGCAGAATTGTTCACTATGCTAGGGCAACATATAAATTCATATAAGAACACAAATCAAATAAATATGTCGTCGTACCAACCAGGCATGTATTTCTTAAGTATCCAAACGGAAAACGGAAATCATGAAACAGTCCGATTTATAAAAAACTAA
- a CDS encoding sulfatase — protein MFKTYIAVIASTIFMNCNAQNTNLIKDRPASNVLLLLTDDLGWQDVKCYDIDEPSPYETPNIDAFAKKGVQFWQAYSPAPTCAPSRCAIMSGNHPARAQKTHVIGGAPPTVYANKNTQRIIDPWYSGRMPENEMTLARVLQQNGYKTGHVGKWHMANNHKSYPQPTDQGFDDSKSNIGITKRMKNRLQGFATEKVSDPYRLDQNGFPYHQNSEDALSFLRKNKENPFFLYYATWLVHAPIHTRSKALLEKYCKKLGVDYPTDPKHWDLKGQNNPFYCAMVEMLDYYVGNVFNYLETTDDPRWPGHKLSENTYIIFTSDNGGMEKHPGEIITDNYPLDKGKINAKEGGTRVPLLISGPGIQKNIQSDVVVNGLDFYPTILSLLDIEKPKNKHLDGDDLSTLLLKDPTDSKLVLNKEGKERTTMMWHFPHSSYQSTLRVGDYKLIRNYDYKNNPNPRKTEFELYKLYDTSTGASKRVDIEEAKNLATSDPERAKEMNAKLTALLTEMKASYPSYNPYYKKELEHKETTPTSIVASKKKNKVTFTYKENGAKVVKANLIYTLNGGHKYEEWFKADAKITSNNTVIVDLPKGTTHYIINLIDEYNFLVSYPEMPTFKGLRAKKENYSKYALVSKK, from the coding sequence ATGTTTAAGACTTATATAGCAGTTATTGCATCTACAATCTTTATGAATTGTAATGCTCAGAATACAAATTTAATCAAAGACAGGCCTGCTTCTAATGTACTACTCTTACTAACAGATGACTTAGGTTGGCAAGACGTAAAATGTTACGACATCGACGAACCATCTCCCTACGAGACACCAAACATTGATGCCTTCGCTAAAAAAGGAGTACAATTTTGGCAAGCTTACTCTCCTGCCCCTACTTGCGCACCTAGTAGATGTGCCATAATGAGTGGAAATCATCCTGCAAGGGCACAAAAAACTCATGTTATTGGTGGTGCACCCCCTACTGTTTATGCAAATAAAAACACACAACGTATTATCGATCCTTGGTACAGTGGACGTATGCCTGAAAACGAAATGACTTTGGCTAGAGTGCTTCAGCAAAATGGATACAAAACTGGGCATGTAGGGAAATGGCATATGGCAAACAATCATAAATCTTATCCTCAACCTACAGACCAAGGTTTTGATGACTCAAAATCAAACATAGGGATTACAAAACGAATGAAAAATCGTTTACAAGGATTTGCTACAGAAAAAGTATCGGATCCTTACAGATTGGATCAAAACGGTTTTCCTTATCATCAAAATAGTGAAGATGCTTTGAGTTTTTTAAGGAAGAATAAGGAAAATCCTTTCTTTTTATATTATGCTACATGGCTTGTTCATGCTCCAATACACACAAGAAGCAAAGCACTTTTAGAAAAATATTGTAAAAAATTAGGAGTCGATTATCCTACGGACCCTAAACATTGGGATTTAAAAGGTCAAAATAACCCATTTTACTGTGCTATGGTAGAAATGTTAGATTACTACGTAGGTAACGTTTTTAATTATTTAGAAACGACTGATGACCCGCGTTGGCCAGGACATAAATTAAGCGAAAACACCTATATCATTTTCACCTCTGACAATGGAGGGATGGAAAAACATCCAGGAGAGATTATTACAGATAATTACCCGTTAGACAAAGGGAAAATAAATGCTAAAGAAGGTGGTACTAGAGTTCCTTTACTAATTTCAGGTCCTGGTATTCAAAAGAATATTCAATCTGATGTTGTAGTAAACGGACTTGACTTTTATCCTACGATTCTTTCCTTATTAGATATTGAAAAACCAAAAAATAAACATTTGGATGGAGATGACTTGTCTACATTATTATTGAAAGATCCTACCGATTCTAAATTGGTTTTAAATAAAGAAGGAAAAGAAAGAACAACGATGATGTGGCATTTCCCTCACTCATCATACCAAAGTACTTTGCGTGTAGGAGATTATAAGTTGATTAGAAATTACGATTATAAAAACAACCCGAACCCAAGAAAAACAGAATTCGAACTTTATAAACTCTATGACACCTCAACAGGAGCGTCAAAAAGAGTGGATATTGAGGAAGCGAAAAACTTAGCAACATCAGATCCTGAAAGAGCCAAAGAAATGAATGCGAAGCTTACTGCTCTTTTAACAGAGATGAAAGCAAGCTACCCCTCTTACAACCCTTATTATAAAAAGGAATTGGAGCATAAAGAAACAACTCCTACATCTATAGTTGCATCTAAAAAGAAAAATAAAGTCACTTTTACGTATAAAGAAAATGGCGCCAAAGTGGTAAAAGCCAATTTAATTTACACTTTAAATGGCGGACATAAGTACGAGGAGTGGTTCAAAGCAGATGCAAAAATAACATCTAACAATACGGTAATCGTTGATTTACCAAAAGGAACAACGCATTATATCATTAACTTAATTGACGAATACAATTTTTTAGTAAGCTACCCTGAAATGCCTACGTTTAAAGGATTAAGAGCTAAAAAAGAGAACTATTCTAAATATGCTTTAGTGAGTAAAAAGTGA